ATCCTTTCTTCTGTGTCCttgaaaattcaacaaaaagtttgTGTGGATTGTTTTTTACACCTACCAATTATACATTTACAGAACTCTGTCAGAATCATCCTCCAGAAAGTAAAGATGATTCAAATTCTGAAGCTAAACATGCGGGTTCCAGTGACATATTTAGTAGTCGGGGGAAAGTTTGAATTAATGTCCATGATTATTGTAAGCTGACCAAGTTTTGTTTCACAACAAGAATCATAGGCTGGAAACatgatatattgttttattgaTGGCTAGTGAATTCTAAGTAATAGTTTCTCAGTTTATTAATTTCTAGAAGGGAGTTACTACATGTAAGACCCGACGCTCTAGACCAATCAAACATGAGTTCAAATTAGCAATGATTCCAACTAGACCTTTAATTATTCTGAATCTTAAAAAATACGACTATCTTAGTCCTTCCACCATAGCCACATCAAACATAACGGGAAAAGttacaaatatttgataagtgCTCCCTGAACTAATTCCTCCAAGTGAACAAGAGATCAACTACCCTTCTTGGTAACACCCATTAAATCCCAAATGCTCTAAATACTAGATCCATAAAGCATATGCAATATCACTAGGGATCAACAAATGATCTACCGTCTCCCCACTACACTGGCACATGTAACACCAACCAGCTAAATAGAAACCTCGCTCGATGAGATTATCACAAGTAAAAAATCTTCCCCCAAAGATGCTGTCCAAATAAAGAATGAGACCTTCTTAGGGGCCTTAACACATCAAATACTCTACTAAGGGAAAGAATTAGTCAGCGTACCTCAAGTAGCCTCATAATAGGACTGAACATTAAAGCCACCACTCCCTCTCAAACTCCATCTCATCTTATCACACCCCACCTTCCTAGGGAATTTGGAGTATATTAGATCTAGGAAAGAATTAACTAACTCCAATTCCCAATCATGAAAATCTGTGTGAAATTTCAGATTTCAAATCCACCCTTCCCCTTATAACTAGCTATCCATAACTCCACTAGACCCAGTCGGTTTATTGAAATAATGTTAAGTATAGTAATTAATACTAAGAATGTGACTCTTTTCAATGAACTAAGGCATTCTGATCAGCTGAGCAGGCGTATAGGTCAGGGTACAAGTCTCTTAGAGATAAATTCTCACACCATATATCATGAAAACACCTTACTCATGCGCTGTCCCCCATCTCAAAATACACGAATTGAAGAAAACTGTCCCATCCCGCACTAATACTCCTCCAAAGGCTACACCCATGAGTCCCTTTAACTGAAATCAAAGTCCAACCTCATTACTCCCTTTACTTCATAGTGATGATCCATCTCCATAAATGTGTGACCTCATTCCCAAATCTCCATAATCATTTCCCCAATAAGGCTTGATCAAAACTTCAGCAATGGGAGAGTAAATGCCACCAATGAGAACTGAAACTCCTCATCCAAGGCATTCCACAACTAATCTACTTTATATGAGACCAAAGCTTGTGTCCTATGAATAGATGTGGATTTTAAAGAAGGGAATCGGGCTTTTAGTTATAATACTTGATAAATGTTGGCTCAAATGGCACTTCTTCCTCTCAAAAATGTGGGTGGAGGGTCAAGTCGTATATTCAAAACATACTAGGTATAGTTGGAAACAAACCAATCAAAAAATTACTCGATAATAATACTAGACAATACAAATTGTGTTGCCAATTTCTCTTTAAGAAGATCACCTTGACCGGGCTTGTCACTATATAACCTTCACCCAAAAAACTAGAGGACAACCTAGGAAGCATGGACATGGATATGGGTATAGGTACAAGTACAAGTACGACATGGCAACAcgacaatttttaaaaaaattaggacaTGACATAGTGGGGATAtgcatattaataaatttttattaaataaatttttatttttatttttatttttaaatattgttaaacatttatttttttcatataacgctaaacatatatcaatttaagagcaataatggataataaagtGAATTCATGACTAATAGATGATGTTTATAAATTAGAATACAAAGTAAGAATAAGatccaaaagagaaaataaaagataattagATAAGTgttcaggatttttttttatatgtaataagatttattcatatataaaaaaacaatatatatatatatataataaaaaataaaaaaaggacaccctagtacacaggaaGTGTAAAGGggtcaaatacaaaaattacaagaatcaagaaaatcaaagatagAAGAGAATGATTGGTTTTGCAAGGCAAACGGCCAATCCAAAACAGTTCTAAAGAAAGATAACTTGAGGTCTGGTATGGATCTCTCAGTATTTTCAAAACACCTGTTGTTTCtttccctccaaagacaccacattaaaCAATGGGGAATAGTTATCCATATATGACCATTTCGATGACAACCAAACCGGCCTTGCTAGCAAGCAAGGAGCTCCACAACTGACTTTGGTATAACCTAACTTACtccaaataaaaccaaaaccataGACCACAAATCCATAGCAACCGAATAATGAAGGAAAATATGGTCAACCGATTCaccattacacttgcacatataacaaATCCAATATCCAAACCTTCCTTTTTCATAAATTGTCAATTGTCAAGCATTTCCCCAAAGCAGCAATCCAAACAAAGAATGCCACTCAAGAAGGGGTTTTTagcttccaaatgcttttccaagggaaacaaaaatcattAGAGCCCACTAGAAGACTGTAATAATCATTAACCATGAATCTCTTATTTCTATCTGGTTTCCAGCTCATTTTATCCTCCCCAAACCCCCTTACTGGAGAGCCATATATGGTATACATGAAACTCAACACAGCCTGCAATTCCTGAACATgaaaccaccccccccccccacaaaagaAACTAACATCCCAAAAAAGACCCCATTAGTGAACTTCATTCGGCCACAGTTGCCTCCTTATCTAggcaaaatctaaacaattgaAGAAAGTTGACAGCAAGAGGTGTCTCCCCACAACAACAGTCTTGCCAAAACTTCAACCGCTCGACCCATCACCAATATCATGCAGAATATAATGAGAATATAAGACTATATAAGTGTTCaagattaaaactaaaaaaaataaaagataagtatATCTCTCGTGAcccacaattttaaaaaaaaaaatgatacgaCAGGGACACGGGTGCGGAAGTGTCCCAAACGTACACGGCATCCCAAATGAAGTGTCCCTAATTCTTAGAAGAcaacaacactttcataatTTGAAACTAGAACCATAGTCATAGTTGCACCTTTTGTTTTGCCTTTACTTAAGATAAAGCTATTGGTTTCAACATGCGTTTACAAATAACTGAAATTCTAGAGGGTCTTCAACTAATGACTTCACCAATCACCATAtccaaaaattttccttttttcccttttttctttccatcctttttattatctatgtACCTGTTTTTATACAGTCACATACTTCAATAGTTCTTGACATATGTATTGAATATGACATGGTCAATTATAAGCCAAGTTTGATAACCCAAAagacaaaatagagaacaaagaaaaaaatattattgtttcacAACAATAGTACATAAAGGCtattcaatcacaaaaaaaacacaTGTACACGATAGAAGAACCAAAAGCTGAAGCTAGAGAGATAGATAAACATCAAATGCAGCAAAAAATGGGGGTTTAAGAGTGATGGGGTTGGTGGGTTAGGAGTTAAGGCTTACCTTAGTGCACTTGCCTTGCGTGTAGTACAAACACATGGGCTTCCAACGATTCTTACTTAcaaacatgtatatatattaaaactgTGCAGAAGTACAAGTGCAGCACTTCAAATCCTTTCTTTACTCTCTAAGGTACTTCTGCATGCATCTATAATATGGTCAATTTCCAAAATTGCACATACATAATCGGGTTTGTGTCTACATTTTAACACTATCTCTTCCTCACTAAATTTTCGTTTTAAATCACAAGATAGAGAAGGGATTAATTCCCTCCCCCTGTGATTTGTTTCTAAGTCTTTTCTTTCTATGAATATTACatgtttatttagaaaaaacgaATGTTTAACATTGATGCCAATAAGAGATTTTATgacctaaatatttttaaagtgtaattttcttaGTTAGCATCAAGTCATTAACTagcttttagaaattaataataagttGTATGTTAATCCACCCCACATGTTAGTCCATGGTGGGTGTTATAAATACTATAAACAACTTCTATTGCACTCAACTTGCTGTCATATGTTAATCCATGGTATGTTTTGTGCAGGATCCAGGGTCCCTTAAATGTCGTGCCCGTAGTGAAGAGTTCTCGAATCGAGAGCCAATGGTGGACGATCGAGTCATTGACATCATTAAGGCACTTGGTTTGGAGGGACTTCTCAAGACTCCGGGTAGAGAGATTGATCATGGCCTGATAACGGCCTTAGTGGAGCGATGGCGGCCCGAGACTCACACATTCCACATGCCGCATGGTGAGGTCACCATCACACTGCAGGATGTGGAGGTTCTTCTTGGACTTCCTGTTGATGGTGACGCTGTAACAGGGAGCACACAAAAAGAATGGGAGAATGTGTGCGATGAGTACCTTGGCTTTCGACCTACCAATGAAGACCATCTGGAACGTGCTGGCCAAAGGATTCTCATCAAACGGCTTTTGGAGCAAGTTGCCCATCCACTGCCGCCTAATGCTGAAGACGATGAAGTGCATAGGTACGCACGATGCTACATCCTAGCGCTATTGGGGGATACAATCTTCATGGACAAATCCGGTGATAGGGTGCATCTAATGTGGGTGCAGCAGTTGGAAGACCTTCGCAACCCACGAAGGTATAGTTGGGGAAGTGCTTGCCTTGCATGGTTGTACTGACAGTTATGCAGGGCAAGCGATAAGAAAGCTAGTCAGATTGGTGGGTGTTTATTGTTGGTCCAGTATTGGGCGTGGGCCAGATTTCCCTATTTGTGCCCGGTAGTTGAGCGTGGCCCACCAGTGGGTGCTTATGGTCCTCCAGTGCGTGGTCCACTGTCCCTTAAGTAAGTCTGTACCTTAGTAACTTCATTTACAATATGTGAGCATTACCTAAGCTTACAATCATGtaacttaaaatataaattttttatttttatttaaaagggTTGTACGAATCATTTATGTCAacatttaaaaatgttaaactGAGTTTCAATATATATGATTACGTTAATATACTCTAATTTTGTCATTGTCATATGGCTTGTATGTGCTTTGTTTTTATAAGGACTTTTTTCATTCTAGTGATATTATTAATTGAGGAAATTTCTATAAGATTCTATTAGTAGTTATATCTGATTACATTATAGTTTTAATCATAATATTATCTTACTTGGGAAGTTGTAGATATTGATCCCCTGTTCTTGATTGTAGGTGGGTGTGggtcccaaacaagaaaaataggcCCGCCCAGGTCTTCAGGGACAGGTATCGGGAGCAAATAGCTTTAATGTTGCCAAACCAGGTATGAAAATGCTTTGTTCAACATGTTCAAGAACAAGATATATATTTGCTGAACTTTTAAATAGAAAGATAGTTGCCTAATGTGttgcatattttttttgggctgtTGTAGGTGGTGTGGCAGCCGTATGAAGATGAATACGAGAACCTTCCGCTGTGGTGCGTTGCAGGGAGGGCAGTGTGGACGGCAATCGTGCCGCTTGTATGTTTCCATCTAGTAGAGAAACATACACCGGATCGTGTCGTTCGGCAATTTGGGATGATCCAAGAAATTCCCCGCCATGTTAACACGGACCCGGTGCTTCATGCAATTGATTTGAGGGGGAAGATCGGTGTTGATTGGATGCGGAGACATGCTATGCATCTCACGGACTGGGGTCATCGCCTTCAACGGCATTGTCAAGCAGTGCTTGGTGATATGCCTCTAC
The DNA window shown above is from Quercus lobata isolate SW786 chromosome 7, ValleyOak3.0 Primary Assembly, whole genome shotgun sequence and carries:
- the LOC115951417 gene encoding serine/threonine-protein phosphatase 7 long form homolog; this translates as MAAANAGQINHAQPGPIDTSVLTLQPNHRSEAIWNGQDPGSLKCRARSEEFSNREPMVDDRVIDIIKALGLEGLLKTPGREIDHGLITALVERWRPETHTFHMPHGEVTITLQDVEVLLGLPVDGDAVTGSTQKEWENVCDEYLGFRPTNEDHLERAGQRILIKRLLEQVAHPLPPNAEDDEVHRYARCYILALLGDTIFMDKSGDRVHLMWVQQLEDLRNPRRYSWGSACLAWLFPYLCPVVERGPPVGAYGPPVRGPLSLKWVWVPNKKNRPAQVFRDRYREQIALMLPNQVVWQPYEDEYENLPLWCVAGRAVWTAIVPLVCFHLVEKHTPDRVVRQFGMIQEIPRHVNTDPVLHAIDLRGKIGVDWMRRHAMHLTDWGHRLQRHCQAVLGDMPLQHEYFDWFTRITRRFIDIPGARFILMIEGYVCVMRRHPVGMEEHNDIINELEAVHEIGRVRPREPEAPNEEAATPVAAPTQRPSTTESPSTSTAPAGRCSRPPVATPQPLHMSPLVPPSLHPPHMSPLVPPSSTHPTCLSWV